From Bactrocera dorsalis isolate Fly_Bdor unplaced genomic scaffold, ASM2337382v1 BdCtg149, whole genome shotgun sequence, a single genomic window includes:
- the LOC105230597 gene encoding putative gustatory receptor 2a gives MPISVLIFKQFQFYNLMHVLKTKFDLINNKLSKFNRDTRFTSERRHIVTVRKSNSVSEVPLTDVPTASQKTDMLNEEPNVDLLQKLLTIYSNVSDGIDLVLRIFGWHLLFLTAVSFGVITVQSYNLFSLISHSLVIPTYHVVFIVSWILVQVMAFAVNILICGKTARMMDTTISILHKIRLSSNEAPNACVFYQILQIFSMEVLQRKRNFNAAGFFDMDYKLITSIIASATTYLVIIIQFHLTNIPDCHFPK, from the exons ATGCCAATCAGTGTGCTTATCTTCAAGCAGTTCCAATTCTACAATCTAATGCATGTcttgaaaaccaaatttgacCTGATCAATAACAAGCTGAGCAAATTCAACCGAGATACACGCTTCACCAGCGAGCGGAGGCATATAGTGACGGTGCGGAAAAGCAACTCGGTCAGTGAGGTGCCCCTGACCGATGTGCCGACGGCTTCACAGAAAACCGACATGCTGAACGAGGAACCGAACGTTGACCTCTTGCAAAAACTGTTAACCATTTATTCAAATGTTAGCGATGGCATCGACTTGGTGCTGCGCATCTTCGGATGGCATCTGCTCTTTCTCACCGCGGTCTCCTTCGGCGTAATCACCGTTCAAAGTTATAATTTGTTCTCACTGATAAGTCATTCTCTGGTGATACCCACTTATCACGTTGTCTTCATTGTGTCTTGGATCCTGGTGCAGGTCATGGCATTCGCGGTAAATATCTTAATATGCGGAAAGACAGCAAGAATG ATGGACACGACTATTTCGATTTTGCACAAAATTCGCCTGTCTTCGAATGAGGCCCCAAACGCCTGTGTCTTCTACCAAATTCTGCAGATTTTCTCCATGGAAGTCTTGCAGAGGAAACGAAATTTTAACGCAGCGGGCTTCTTTGACATGGACTACAAGCTGATCACATCG ATTATTGCATCAGCTACCACTTATCTGGTCATTATAATCCAATTCCATTTGACCAATATACCGGATTGCCATTTTCCCAAGTAA